From the genome of Cytobacillus luteolus, one region includes:
- a CDS encoding YojF family protein → MKAIDVYEVQATLNGLVNQELYIHLETTKGAYAAHNDDSQVAVGAYIRNAKVIYNHGKITGDGPYRVGLKMDLGWIYAEGVTDWEFDDKGRLLLTGHDSEGRLTVSLQLSPNPF, encoded by the coding sequence TTGAAAGCAATTGATGTTTACGAAGTACAAGCAACATTAAACGGCTTAGTTAATCAGGAATTATACATTCACCTTGAAACGACAAAGGGTGCCTATGCTGCACATAATGATGATTCTCAAGTAGCTGTTGGTGCATACATACGAAATGCAAAAGTTATTTATAACCACGGAAAAATTACTGGAGACGGCCCTTATCGAGTTGGTCTTAAGATGGATCTTGGGTGGATCTATGCTGAAGGGGTAACTGATTGGGAGTTTGATGATAAAGGAAGATTACTTTTAACCGGACATGATAGCGAAGGCAGACTTACGGTGTCATTACAATTAAGTCCTAATCCATTTTAA
- a CDS encoding 4Fe-4S dicluster domain-containing protein, protein MNKIMYLEFERCIGCRSCQAACRECGDHDAKERNYVEYVDFMESRQTFPMMCMQCKDPACARVCPANAIQITEEGVVLSAMEEKCIGCRNCTFGCPFGIPKFDFEENKMYKCDMCYDRSKYDIAPMCASVCPSDAIRFIDFEEMQALRRRRTQMNLVEGKKPQEGNKWQYVPEFFGVYSD, encoded by the coding sequence ATGAACAAGATTATGTATTTAGAATTCGAAAGGTGTATCGGATGTCGCTCATGTCAAGCAGCCTGTCGTGAATGTGGAGACCATGATGCGAAAGAACGTAACTATGTAGAATATGTAGACTTCATGGAAAGCAGACAAACGTTTCCAATGATGTGTATGCAATGTAAGGATCCTGCTTGTGCCCGTGTATGCCCAGCTAATGCAATCCAAATAACTGAAGAGGGTGTCGTTCTTTCTGCAATGGAAGAAAAGTGTATCGGTTGCCGTAACTGTACATTCGGATGTCCTTTTGGTATTCCTAAGTTCGATTTTGAAGAGAATAAGATGTATAAATGTGATATGTGTTATGACCGTTCAAAATATGACATTGCACCAATGTGTGCATCTGTTTGTCCAAGTGATGCTATTCGATTTATCGATTTTGAAGAAATGCAGGCTCTACGCCGTCGCAGAACTCAAATGAACTTAGTTGAAGGTAAAAAACCACAAGAGGGGAATAAGTGGCAGTATGTACCTGAATTCTTTGGGGTATATTCAGATTAG
- a CDS encoding MFS transporter, with protein sequence MKQLERSFYSKASMYSFLVVLGLLLSMWIATDGLKYLKPTQMGYIIGSLIFAIGLSIRMAFWMYRTATNRMVKRSLINLKSLERFKRNWKSILLTAINNIFLQKFIFKRGIYRGIQHWLIAWGCIGSFAVTFGLVFGWVRFDLVTPELYQMVVFNIPTITLHPNGLLASMTYNALNIFSLLLLLGLAMALFRRMTDPDVRVTQRFEFDILPLIILLAVTVSGLLLTVSYKFLDGWMHHPMALVHHVTVVVMLIYFPFGKLFHLPIRPLAAAVPMNYQEVLKVDTRACKKCGTNYSSDDQISDVKTILAEQSFDLKLDDGSYLADYCPGCRRRIRAMKQMNMETPIGNPYGPISTMNDIHISGFGKQRSEEFYKLPKKDEKEKIVK encoded by the coding sequence ATGAAACAGCTAGAACGTTCGTTTTACTCAAAAGCAAGCATGTATTCATTCTTAGTCGTTCTTGGATTGCTTTTATCGATGTGGATAGCTACCGACGGCTTAAAATACTTAAAACCGACTCAGATGGGGTATATCATCGGTTCGCTTATTTTCGCTATTGGACTATCCATTCGTATGGCGTTTTGGATGTATAGAACAGCTACTAATAGAATGGTGAAAAGAAGTTTAATAAATTTAAAATCGCTTGAGCGCTTTAAACGAAATTGGAAATCTATTTTACTAACTGCAATTAACAACATCTTTCTACAAAAGTTTATTTTTAAACGCGGTATTTATCGAGGTATTCAGCACTGGTTGATTGCATGGGGCTGTATTGGGTCATTTGCTGTTACTTTTGGGTTAGTTTTTGGATGGGTAAGATTTGATCTAGTCACACCTGAACTATACCAAATGGTGGTTTTCAACATTCCTACAATTACATTGCACCCTAATGGCTTACTTGCTTCAATGACATATAACGCGCTAAACATTTTCTCTCTGCTATTACTTTTAGGACTTGCGATGGCGTTATTTAGAAGAATGACGGATCCTGATGTTCGAGTAACGCAACGATTTGAATTTGATATATTACCGTTAATTATTCTCTTAGCTGTGACAGTATCTGGCTTGTTACTAACGGTATCTTATAAGTTTTTAGATGGTTGGATGCACCACCCAATGGCACTAGTTCATCACGTAACAGTAGTTGTTATGCTTATTTATTTCCCTTTCGGAAAGCTGTTTCACTTACCAATTAGACCGTTAGCAGCTGCTGTTCCTATGAACTATCAGGAAGTTCTTAAAGTTGATACGAGGGCATGTAAGAAATGCGGAACAAATTACAGTAGTGATGATCAAATTTCGGATGTAAAAACAATTTTGGCTGAACAAAGCTTTGACTTGAAATTAGATGACGGTTCATATCTTGCAGACTACTGCCCAGGCTGTAGAAGACGAATCCGTGCAATGAAACAAATGAATATGGAAACACCGATAGGGAATCCATACGGGCCGATTAGCACGATGAACGATATACACATCTCAGGTTTTGGAAAGCAAAGATCTGAAGAATTTTATAAATTACCAAAAAAAGATGAAAAAGAAAAAATAGTTAAATAG
- a CDS encoding heavy-metal-associated domain-containing protein, whose amino-acid sequence MSETTLHIKGMTCEKCVEAIENSLLAINGVERALVDLNEETAVVQYDQNQVKEQQLKDAVQNTGYQLGQ is encoded by the coding sequence ATGTCAGAAACAACCTTACATATAAAAGGAATGACTTGTGAGAAGTGTGTAGAAGCTATTGAAAATTCTCTATTAGCGATAAATGGCGTTGAAAGAGCTTTAGTTGACTTAAATGAAGAAACGGCGGTTGTACAATATGATCAAAATCAAGTGAAAGAACAACAACTTAAAGACGCCGTCCAAAACACAGGTTATCAACTAGGCCAATAA
- a CDS encoding M15 family metallopeptidase, translating into MFIKSNRIIIVSLMVLFILLVGCKNSNNNLPPENASETENNSNEQKENTDPKAKTDNNEPKVVDKDSSNEEEMEQQSPDTPQNSDWVLEEVYFNKVEEQDGLLVILNPENLLALVNKEHSLPSSYIPEGMVAPNVRFSFGDEDVPKRYIRKEAAIALEEMFAKADSEGIYLFAVSGYRAYETQAYIFDSQVRKVGEEMAMHAVALPGQSEHQTGLAMDVTSRSAGFLLEEQFGDTPEGKWIQENAHLFGYIVRYQKGKEEITGYQYEPWHLRYVGKEIAKVIYENDITLEEYFEKVKGI; encoded by the coding sequence ATGTTTATAAAGTCAAATCGAATAATCATTGTTTCTCTTATGGTTCTGTTTATACTTTTGGTTGGATGTAAGAATTCAAACAACAATCTTCCACCTGAAAATGCAAGCGAGACGGAAAATAACTCAAATGAACAAAAAGAAAATACAGATCCTAAAGCAAAAACTGACAATAATGAACCTAAAGTAGTTGATAAAGATTCATCGAACGAAGAAGAAATGGAACAACAATCTCCTGATACGCCACAAAATAGCGATTGGGTCCTTGAGGAAGTGTATTTTAATAAAGTCGAAGAACAAGATGGATTGTTAGTAATTCTAAATCCTGAAAATTTACTCGCCCTTGTAAATAAAGAGCATAGCCTACCATCTTCATATATACCAGAAGGCATGGTAGCTCCAAATGTTCGTTTTTCTTTTGGAGATGAAGATGTTCCTAAAAGATATATCCGCAAGGAAGCAGCTATAGCACTTGAGGAGATGTTTGCTAAAGCCGACAGTGAAGGTATATACTTGTTTGCGGTCTCTGGATATAGGGCATACGAAACACAAGCTTATATATTCGACAGTCAAGTTCGAAAAGTAGGAGAAGAAATGGCTATGCATGCAGTAGCCTTACCTGGTCAGAGTGAGCACCAAACTGGTTTGGCTATGGATGTAACAAGTAGAAGTGCAGGCTTTTTACTTGAGGAGCAATTCGGGGATACTCCTGAAGGCAAGTGGATCCAAGAAAATGCTCATTTATTTGGATATATTGTACGTTATCAAAAAGGAAAAGAAGAAATTACAGGATATCAGTATGAGCCATGGCACCTTCGTTATGTAGGTAAAGAGATTGCGAAAGTAATTTATGAAAATGATATCACCTTGGAAGAATATTTTGAAAAGGTCAAAGGTATTTAG
- a CDS encoding ubiquinol-cytochrome c reductase iron-sulfur subunit, with protein sequence MDENNKKIGRNKKDSNDDMINLVDNLNRQDDVKYNRRSFLKATVGASVTLGLATLPFSIKAMMDDGAKDVNRVEIAKLSDVPKGESFKFGYPTEDDMALLVHTKNGQLKAYNSKCTHLSCPVFYESTKDVLLCPCHKGYFNVSTGHPMAGPPQRELPLIELEVIDDVIYAVGRKIRHG encoded by the coding sequence ATGGATGAAAATAACAAAAAGATTGGTCGTAATAAAAAAGATTCTAATGACGATATGATAAATTTGGTCGATAATTTAAACCGACAAGATGATGTAAAATATAACCGTCGTTCATTTTTAAAAGCAACTGTAGGTGCTTCGGTAACATTGGGACTTGCAACATTACCGTTCTCGATTAAAGCAATGATGGACGACGGTGCCAAAGACGTGAATCGTGTAGAAATTGCTAAATTATCCGATGTCCCAAAGGGTGAATCCTTTAAATTTGGTTATCCAACTGAAGATGACATGGCCTTGCTGGTTCATACAAAGAATGGTCAATTAAAGGCATATAATAGTAAATGTACTCATTTATCATGTCCAGTTTTTTATGAAAGTACAAAAGACGTACTGCTTTGCCCGTGTCATAAAGGATACTTCAACGTATCAACTGGTCATCCAATGGCTGGTCCTCCACAACGTGAATTACCATTAATCGAGCTTGAAGTTATCGATGATGTGATTTACGCGGTAGGAAGGAAGATCCGTCATGGATAA
- a CDS encoding TerC family protein, whose product MDYGLILEYGWVLLVLIALEGILAADNALVMAIMVKHLPEDQRKKALFYGLAGAFVFRFASLFAISFLVDVWQVQALGALYLIFIATNHLVKKFVLRKGEHTDVKGAKGSGFWVTVLKVELADIAFAVDSILAAVALAVTLPTTNLPPIGGMDGGQFLVILAGGVIGLIIMRFAATYFVKLLKRKPGLETAAFLIVGWVGVKLAVYTLAHPALGILYKGFPKLPAWKISFWIVLVGIALGGWFLSKEHPLPLEDETEEGLNQEEKMLKKAP is encoded by the coding sequence ATGGATTACGGTCTTATTTTAGAATACGGCTGGGTTCTTCTTGTCCTAATAGCACTGGAAGGTATACTCGCCGCAGACAATGCCTTAGTAATGGCAATAATGGTTAAGCACTTACCCGAAGATCAGCGGAAGAAAGCTCTATTTTATGGATTAGCAGGTGCTTTCGTATTCCGGTTTGCTTCATTATTTGCTATCTCGTTCTTAGTAGATGTATGGCAAGTACAAGCATTAGGTGCACTGTACCTAATTTTCATTGCAACAAACCATTTAGTTAAGAAGTTTGTCCTAAGAAAAGGTGAACATACAGATGTAAAGGGAGCCAAGGGTTCAGGCTTTTGGGTGACAGTCTTAAAAGTCGAACTGGCTGATATAGCTTTCGCAGTTGATTCAATCTTAGCAGCTGTTGCTTTAGCCGTAACACTTCCTACTACTAACCTTCCACCAATTGGAGGAATGGACGGAGGTCAATTTCTAGTCATTCTTGCAGGTGGGGTAATTGGATTAATTATTATGAGGTTTGCAGCTACGTACTTTGTTAAATTGCTTAAGCGTAAACCAGGTCTTGAAACTGCAGCCTTTCTAATTGTTGGTTGGGTCGGTGTCAAATTAGCTGTGTATACACTAGCACATCCAGCACTAGGGATTTTATATAAGGGCTTTCCAAAACTGCCAGCCTGGAAAATTTCCTTCTGGATCGTGTTGGTCGGAATAGCGCTAGGTGGTTGGTTCCTATCGAAAGAACATCCACTTCCATTAGAAGATGAAACAGAAGAAGGCTTAAACCAGGAAGAGAAAATGTTGAAAAAAGCACCTTAA
- a CDS encoding spore coat protein: MDHNHLAWHETLELHELVVFQSVGLMKLKKFVNEVECPTLQKLYITTIAQLEQNLKELLKFYPMAPDARENLDDWRAYDKAFYSGDLLAFAKTAVRNYAIAITETATPILRDVLTKQLQVAIKLHASVYNYMYERDYYPSYDLSKLLANDIKLANKAISLNS; encoded by the coding sequence ATGGATCATAATCATTTAGCTTGGCATGAAACATTAGAACTACACGAATTAGTTGTCTTTCAATCGGTAGGGTTAATGAAATTAAAGAAATTTGTAAACGAGGTAGAATGTCCTACTCTTCAAAAATTGTATATCACAACTATTGCACAACTTGAACAAAATTTAAAGGAATTATTAAAATTTTATCCTATGGCTCCAGATGCCCGTGAGAACCTTGATGATTGGAGAGCCTATGATAAGGCATTTTATTCTGGAGACCTGTTAGCTTTTGCGAAAACTGCAGTAAGAAATTATGCCATAGCTATCACGGAAACAGCCACTCCTATACTTAGGGATGTTTTAACAAAACAGCTTCAAGTAGCGATTAAATTACATGCATCTGTGTATAACTACATGTATGAAAGGGATTATTACCCTTCTTATGATTTGTCAAAGCTTTTAGCTAACGATATAAAACTTGCAAATAAAGCAATCTCGCTAAATTCATAG
- a CDS encoding EcsC family protein, with product MQMESNEELKVKLVEIVRWEKDQKDLWFWEKLSRLPFKIIDKVTPKFIHDKLGAAIDELGNYIQTGGQYLVNQDQFLKRFDKKTPQQLLTLQDVQSLPLNVMDDVARGIGESRTTIAGIQGATTGIGGIFTLAIDIPVLLGLSLKTLQEIAMCYGYDPDDKQERIFIVKCLQFASSDIVGKQTILEDLETFSKGNNHAHVFSEIQGWREVVTTYRDNFGWKKLFQLVPIAGIIFGALVNKSMIQDIAEVGMMLYRKRKIQERLAEQPIS from the coding sequence ATGCAAATGGAATCGAATGAAGAACTAAAAGTAAAGCTTGTGGAAATTGTTAGATGGGAAAAGGATCAAAAGGATCTGTGGTTTTGGGAAAAATTAAGTAGACTCCCCTTTAAGATTATTGATAAAGTGACACCGAAATTTATCCACGATAAACTTGGCGCGGCTATCGACGAACTAGGAAATTATATTCAAACAGGTGGGCAGTATTTGGTTAACCAAGATCAATTCCTAAAGAGGTTTGATAAGAAAACACCTCAACAGTTGCTCACGCTTCAGGATGTTCAGTCACTTCCTCTTAACGTAATGGATGATGTCGCAAGAGGTATCGGTGAATCCCGTACAACGATTGCTGGAATACAAGGAGCAACAACAGGAATCGGTGGAATCTTTACATTGGCTATTGATATCCCGGTATTATTAGGACTATCCCTAAAAACGTTACAAGAAATTGCGATGTGTTATGGCTATGATCCAGATGATAAGCAAGAGCGAATCTTCATAGTTAAATGTCTTCAATTTGCTTCGTCAGATATCGTTGGAAAGCAAACAATATTAGAAGATTTAGAAACTTTTTCAAAAGGAAATAACCATGCTCACGTTTTCTCGGAGATTCAAGGATGGCGTGAAGTAGTAACAACCTATCGTGATAACTTTGGCTGGAAGAAGCTATTTCAATTAGTCCCAATTGCAGGAATAATCTTCGGTGCTCTAGTCAACAAATCAATGATTCAGGACATCGCTGAAGTGGGAATGATGTTATACAGAAAACGAAAAATTCAAGAGAGACTAGCTGAACAACCAATTTCTTGA
- the mutM gene encoding DNA-formamidopyrimidine glycosylase: MPELPEMETYKNLLNEKLKGMLIKDVVINREKSINVPVSQFISDVTGTRIIEVERAAKQLIFRLDNGKSLLLHLMLGGLMYIGNEQDSPDRTKQIELVFEKNRLYFIGLRLGYLHLYNQTNLKVELADLGPDPLSEEFTYQRFEELVLSKKGMLKTTLVNQQFIAGIGNCYSDEICFYARLLPTRKFNKLEGSEVKSLYTSIQSVLKEAIRLGGYMEMKLFNSDSLTGGYNDNCMVYDREGEPCPRCKEQIKKEIISSRKMFFCLKCQK, encoded by the coding sequence ATGCCTGAACTGCCTGAAATGGAAACTTATAAGAATTTGTTGAATGAGAAGTTAAAAGGGATGTTGATTAAGGATGTAGTTATTAATAGAGAAAAATCGATCAATGTCCCAGTTTCTCAATTTATAAGTGATGTGACTGGCACAAGAATAATCGAAGTTGAGAGGGCTGCCAAACAACTCATTTTTCGTTTAGATAATGGTAAAAGTCTATTACTTCACTTAATGTTAGGTGGGTTAATGTATATAGGTAACGAACAAGACAGTCCAGACAGAACCAAGCAAATTGAACTTGTATTTGAAAAAAATCGTTTATATTTTATAGGCTTAAGATTAGGGTATCTTCATTTATACAACCAAACTAACCTAAAAGTTGAACTAGCTGACCTTGGTCCAGATCCTTTAAGTGAGGAATTTACATACCAGCGTTTTGAAGAGCTTGTTTTATCAAAAAAGGGAATGCTAAAGACAACTCTTGTTAATCAACAGTTCATTGCAGGAATCGGAAATTGTTACTCAGACGAGATTTGCTTTTATGCAAGGTTATTGCCTACCAGGAAATTTAATAAGCTAGAGGGTTCGGAAGTTAAATCCTTATACACTTCGATTCAAAGTGTGCTAAAAGAGGCCATACGATTAGGTGGTTATATGGAGATGAAGCTTTTCAATTCAGACAGTTTAACCGGTGGTTATAACGATAACTGTATGGTATATGACCGTGAAGGTGAACCTTGTCCTAGATGTAAAGAACAAATCAAGAAAGAAATAATCTCTTCTCGAAAAATGTTCTTTTGTCTAAAATGCCAAAAGTAA
- the bshB2 gene encoding bacillithiol biosynthesis deacetylase BshB2 → MERHILMVFPHPDDEAFGTAGFIVKQTKQGVPVTYACATLGEMGRNMGKPFFANRETLPGIRKKELEDACKVMGIQDLRMLGFRDKTLEFEEEGKLSSSVEEIINEINPSLVITFYPGHGVHPDHDATGAAVIDALSRIPAQKRPTVYCKAITKDVFEVLGKPDVVVDVSDVLDTKIAAMEAHRSQTEGLLSRMKDNLNSADSDIMGWLKKESFWIYKW, encoded by the coding sequence ATGGAACGTCACATTTTAATGGTTTTTCCACACCCTGATGATGAAGCATTTGGGACAGCAGGCTTTATTGTCAAGCAAACAAAACAAGGTGTACCGGTAACCTATGCTTGCGCGACATTAGGTGAAATGGGAAGAAACATGGGTAAACCTTTTTTTGCTAACCGTGAAACATTACCAGGGATACGAAAAAAAGAGCTTGAAGATGCTTGTAAAGTAATGGGTATTCAAGATTTGCGAATGCTTGGTTTTAGAGATAAAACATTAGAATTCGAAGAAGAAGGTAAATTAAGCTCTTCCGTTGAGGAGATTATAAACGAAATTAATCCTTCTTTGGTTATTACTTTTTATCCAGGACATGGTGTTCATCCTGATCATGATGCAACTGGGGCAGCTGTGATTGATGCATTATCAAGAATACCTGCACAAAAGAGACCGACTGTGTATTGTAAAGCGATTACAAAAGATGTTTTTGAAGTGTTAGGCAAACCGGATGTAGTCGTTGATGTATCTGATGTATTAGATACTAAAATTGCTGCCATGGAGGCGCACCGCTCTCAAACAGAAGGGCTGTTATCACGCATGAAAGATAATCTTAATTCTGCTGACTCAGATATTATGGGCTGGCTTAAAAAAGAGTCTTTTTGGATTTATAAATGGTAA
- the fdhF gene encoding formate dehydrogenase subunit alpha, with protein sequence MSQYLVKDGVKNLIKPGEKLITTHCCYCGMQCGMHIRVNEKTGSVVGVEPRYDWPVTMGKMCPKGVTAYQTVEHKDRILKPLIKKNGEFVESSWEEALDLIEENFKRIQKDHGKDAVSVFGGVSMTNEKCYLVGKYARVALGTRYIDYNGRFCMSSAAGGFLKTFGMDRGSTLPWTELEHSDCFFIAGSNTAECHPTSIQWFWRAKDKGAKLIVADPRETPTARVADVHLDLKPGTDSALANGIMHILVKEGYVDEEYVQNRCNNYEELKESVKHWTPDYTSQITGVSIEKIEKAAHIFGMSRRSVVMFARGVEQQSKGVDNVTLYTSMALLRGQVGKFASGVATFTGQGNGQGGREHGQKSDLLPGYRKITDPEAVKYISSVWGIDPEDMPKPGVSAYEMFDEIQNENIRAMHVICSNPAVSAPNVEYIWEGFKKLDFLVVSDFFLSETAEFADVILPATSWAEDEGTTTNLEGRVIHIRKVREPLGESKTDWEILSLIAERMGKGKHFPYKNASEIFEEFRIATKGGKADYYGITWDRIDKEDGVFWPCPSEDHPGTPTMFKEKFATENGKANLAVVDWKEPDENPTKEFPHILTTGRVVFHYLSGTQTRRVDFLMEQCPVPYAEMHPELASQYNLSNGDKVRLTTPRSTMTVDVKLTKAIRKDTVFIPYHWGKELSVNKLTNPALDPVSRMPEFKVCAVKLQKA encoded by the coding sequence ATGAGTCAATATTTAGTAAAAGACGGCGTGAAAAACTTAATTAAACCTGGTGAAAAATTAATAACTACACACTGCTGCTATTGCGGTATGCAGTGTGGGATGCATATAAGAGTGAATGAAAAAACAGGAAGTGTAGTTGGAGTTGAACCTCGCTATGATTGGCCGGTTACAATGGGGAAAATGTGCCCTAAAGGTGTAACAGCCTATCAAACTGTTGAGCATAAGGATCGTATCTTAAAGCCACTAATTAAGAAAAATGGTGAATTTGTAGAATCTAGTTGGGAAGAAGCACTAGACTTAATTGAAGAGAATTTCAAGCGAATTCAAAAAGATCATGGTAAAGATGCAGTTAGTGTATTCGGTGGCGTTTCGATGACAAATGAAAAATGTTATTTAGTTGGGAAATATGCACGTGTTGCATTAGGAACTCGTTATATCGATTATAATGGTCGTTTCTGTATGAGTTCTGCTGCAGGAGGTTTCCTAAAAACATTCGGTATGGACCGTGGATCAACATTACCTTGGACTGAATTAGAGCATTCTGATTGCTTCTTTATCGCAGGCTCAAATACGGCTGAATGTCATCCTACAAGTATTCAGTGGTTCTGGAGAGCAAAAGACAAAGGCGCTAAATTAATCGTAGCCGATCCTCGTGAAACTCCAACTGCAAGGGTAGCTGATGTTCACTTAGATTTAAAACCAGGAACAGACTCAGCCCTAGCTAATGGAATTATGCACATTCTAGTCAAAGAAGGCTATGTAGATGAAGAGTATGTTCAAAACCGTTGTAACAATTATGAGGAATTAAAAGAGTCGGTAAAACATTGGACTCCAGATTATACATCACAAATTACAGGTGTATCTATTGAAAAAATCGAAAAAGCTGCTCATATTTTTGGAATGTCCAGGCGCTCTGTTGTCATGTTTGCTCGTGGAGTTGAGCAACAATCAAAGGGTGTAGACAATGTTACACTTTATACCTCTATGGCACTACTTCGTGGTCAGGTTGGAAAGTTTGCATCAGGTGTTGCAACTTTTACAGGTCAAGGAAACGGTCAAGGTGGTCGTGAGCATGGTCAAAAATCAGATCTATTACCAGGATACCGTAAAATTACAGATCCTGAAGCAGTAAAATATATCTCAAGTGTATGGGGAATTGACCCTGAAGATATGCCAAAGCCAGGTGTTTCAGCTTATGAAATGTTTGATGAAATTCAAAATGAGAATATCCGTGCGATGCATGTTATTTGTAGTAATCCAGCTGTATCTGCACCAAATGTTGAGTATATCTGGGAAGGCTTTAAAAAATTAGATTTCCTTGTAGTAAGTGATTTCTTCCTATCTGAAACAGCAGAATTTGCAGATGTTATATTACCTGCAACAAGTTGGGCTGAAGATGAAGGAACAACGACGAATCTCGAAGGACGCGTTATTCATATTCGTAAAGTTAGAGAACCACTAGGTGAATCAAAAACTGACTGGGAAATATTGAGTTTAATAGCTGAGCGTATGGGGAAAGGAAAACATTTCCCTTATAAAAATGCAAGTGAAATCTTCGAAGAATTCCGTATTGCAACAAAGGGTGGCAAAGCAGATTATTACGGAATTACTTGGGATCGAATTGATAAAGAAGATGGTGTGTTCTGGCCATGTCCATCAGAAGACCACCCAGGAACACCGACAATGTTTAAAGAAAAATTCGCAACTGAAAATGGAAAAGCCAATCTCGCTGTTGTTGACTGGAAAGAACCTGATGAAAATCCTACAAAGGAATTCCCACACATTTTAACAACAGGTCGTGTTGTATTCCACTATTTATCAGGAACACAAACTAGACGTGTAGATTTCCTAATGGAGCAATGTCCGGTACCTTATGCGGAAATGCATCCTGAACTTGCTAGTCAATATAATCTCTCAAATGGAGACAAAGTTAGACTTACAACACCAAGATCAACAATGACAGTAGATGTTAAGCTAACAAAAGCCATTCGCAAAGACACAGTCTTTATACCATACCACTGGGGCAAAGAATTATCAGTAAATAAATTAACGAATCCTGCTTTAGACCCAGTTTCAAGAATGCCGGAATTTAAAGTGTGCGCAGTGAAACTACAGAAGGCTTAA